From Caldicellulosiruptor hydrothermalis 108, a single genomic window includes:
- a CDS encoding Mur ligase, whose protein sequence is MKIESMKVYNHKNIYSDKKVVVLKVKGDIEEARNFAKLCIHIQNLIGYNLVEYWECLSVEDHIDVLIEHDNQMLVHKVIEFALECIEKGFEPEHFPDKISKLKKLTIETELSPNTRLLKNACMKRGIRFTRIGYTDTFMLGEGKYAKLFASIISEHDFSRVSLSSDRELQRRFLKLNSFPVVPFDVVFTSDQLMDGIKKLGFPISIKGCRKDSPNIGNIRTNQQALEAFDMVKSLDSRVIVERYVPGKSYKILVVNGKVVAAVERTSPYIVGDGKRRISELLDQGERNNKYIQKNILKQGFTLDDILPKGMKVFLKEPTSFKTGCITTDVTEKVAYENQQLFIKIAEKFGYVVTILDFVTEDISLPYSVVGGYVVDVETSCDLRIFSQTCNCDIFNTILDVYFEKMPNPTVPIIAVSGTYGKSTILQIMRYILQRCGLETSIDSEIENFYLRNFGDLSDIKLVEFNPEKCIEEIEIEPDVGIITNTFSQNQIERNLLFSRSIKENGYLILNINDAYKYLYSAKARCKIVFTSISNHHPDLKAHIEMKRPCVYLENDVVKIFDGQQVFSLCNVREIPYSYEGKLMFAVDNILQTIAALYFYGVDSEIIYKFLTEYKNDSHQNPGKFNIFDINGVKVIIDSLNKKEHMKILALSLSSIGIKNLYFVCEKRQEQILDFIEDRSKIICKQIEKFSDVVEMVSEGIKKAKKGDGVFIILPEPLNRDVTFEIREALAKRKKNFVNNA, encoded by the coding sequence ATGAAGATTGAAAGTATGAAGGTGTACAATCACAAAAATATTTACTCAGACAAAAAAGTTGTGGTATTAAAGGTAAAAGGAGACATTGAAGAGGCAAGAAACTTTGCAAAGCTTTGCATCCATATTCAAAACCTTATAGGATACAACTTGGTTGAATACTGGGAATGCTTGAGCGTGGAAGATCATATTGATGTTTTGATTGAACATGACAATCAAATGCTTGTACACAAGGTCATAGAGTTTGCTTTAGAGTGCATAGAAAAAGGGTTTGAACCTGAACATTTTCCTGACAAGATTTCAAAGTTAAAAAAGCTCACAATTGAGACAGAGCTTTCGCCAAATACAAGACTTTTGAAAAATGCCTGTATGAAAAGAGGTATAAGGTTTACAAGGATTGGATATACAGATACATTCATGCTGGGAGAGGGAAAGTATGCAAAGCTTTTTGCTTCCATTATAAGTGAGCATGACTTTAGCAGAGTTAGTCTGTCAAGCGACAGAGAACTCCAGCGAAGGTTTTTAAAACTCAACTCTTTTCCTGTTGTGCCGTTTGATGTGGTCTTTACTTCTGACCAGCTGATGGACGGCATAAAAAAGCTGGGATTTCCAATTTCGATAAAAGGCTGCAGAAAAGACTCTCCAAATATAGGGAATATCAGAACAAATCAACAGGCATTGGAAGCATTTGATATGGTAAAAAGCCTGGATAGCAGAGTGATTGTTGAAAGATACGTGCCGGGTAAAAGCTATAAAATCCTGGTTGTAAATGGGAAAGTTGTGGCAGCTGTTGAAAGAACCTCTCCATACATTGTAGGCGATGGTAAGAGAAGAATTTCAGAACTTTTAGACCAAGGTGAGAGAAATAATAAATATATTCAAAAGAATATTTTAAAACAGGGATTTACCTTGGACGATATTTTGCCCAAGGGAATGAAGGTTTTTTTAAAGGAACCGACTAGTTTTAAAACAGGATGTATAACCACAGATGTTACAGAAAAGGTAGCATACGAAAACCAACAACTTTTTATTAAGATTGCAGAAAAGTTTGGATATGTAGTGACCATCTTAGACTTTGTTACAGAAGATATTTCCCTGCCATATTCGGTTGTAGGAGGATATGTTGTTGATGTTGAGACAAGTTGCGACCTTCGTATATTTTCACAGACATGCAACTGCGATATTTTCAATACTATTTTGGATGTGTATTTTGAAAAGATGCCAAATCCAACTGTGCCGATAATTGCTGTGTCAGGGACGTATGGGAAAAGCACAATTTTGCAAATAATGAGGTACATTTTACAAAGATGCGGTTTGGAAACATCCATTGATAGTGAAATAGAAAATTTCTATCTAAGAAATTTTGGGGACTTGTCGGACATAAAACTTGTTGAATTCAATCCAGAAAAATGTATTGAGGAGATAGAAATAGAACCCGATGTAGGCATTATTACCAATACATTTTCTCAAAATCAGATAGAAAGAAACCTTTTGTTTTCCAGAAGTATTAAGGAAAATGGATATCTAATTTTGAACATCAACGATGCTTATAAATACCTATACAGTGCAAAAGCCAGATGTAAGATTGTATTTACATCTATTTCAAATCATCATCCAGATTTAAAGGCTCATATAGAGATGAAAAGACCCTGTGTGTATCTTGAGAATGATGTTGTGAAGATTTTCGATGGTCAGCAGGTTTTTTCGCTTTGCAACGTCAGGGAAATTCCGTACTCATACGAAGGCAAGCTTATGTTTGCAGTTGACAATATTCTCCAGACAATTGCAGCACTGTATTTTTACGGTGTTGACAGTGAGATTATATATAAATTTTTGACTGAGTACAAGAACGATTCACATCAAAATCCAGGAAAATTTAATATATTTGATATAAATGGTGTAAAAGTAATTATTGACAGCCTTAATAAGAAGGAACATATGAAAATTCTTGCTTTGAGCCTCAGCTCAATAGGAATAAAAAATCTTTATTTTGTATGTGAAAAAAGGCAAGAACAAATTCTGGACTTTATAGAGGACAGAAGTAAAATTATATGTAAGCAGATAGAAAAGTTTTCAGATGTGGTTGAGATGGTGTCTGAAGGCATAAAGAAGGCAAAAAAGGGAGATGGTGTTTTTATCATTCTGCCAGAACCTTTAAATAGAGATGTTACGTTTGAGATAAGAGAGGCACTGGCAAAAAGGAAGAAGAATTTTGTGAACAATGCTTGA
- a CDS encoding GntR family transcriptional regulator, protein MVYSHSDDKDARYSPLYEKIFEVIKEKILMGILKPGDPLVEVKLAEELGVSRTPIREALRQLELEGLVYSIPHKGAFVAGVTAQDIEDIYTIRMLLDGLAARWAAQKITKDEEDELTEIITLMELYTKKKDIPKVMKTDSQFHQLIYKASKSKPLEHVLSTFHSYIIRARATSFETPGRLEEAMEEHKLIFEAIVSRDPDKAEEYMKLHVKNAAKNLIEQKKTEERTAAGK, encoded by the coding sequence ATGGTATATAGTCATTCAGATGATAAAGATGCAAGATATTCCCCCTTGTATGAGAAGATTTTTGAAGTGATAAAAGAAAAGATTTTAATGGGAATTTTAAAGCCAGGAGACCCTCTTGTTGAGGTAAAACTTGCTGAAGAGCTTGGTGTTTCGCGAACACCGATAAGAGAGGCGCTGCGCCAGCTTGAGCTTGAAGGGCTTGTATATTCTATTCCTCACAAAGGTGCGTTTGTTGCAGGTGTTACTGCTCAGGACATAGAGGATATATACACAATCAGGATGCTTTTAGATGGGCTTGCTGCGCGCTGGGCTGCCCAGAAGATTACAAAAGATGAAGAAGATGAGCTTACTGAAATTATAACTCTTATGGAGCTCTATACAAAGAAAAAAGATATTCCAAAGGTGATGAAAACTGATTCGCAGTTTCACCAGCTCATTTACAAAGCATCGAAGAGCAAACCGCTTGAACATGTTTTATCCACCTTCCACAGCTATATAATAAGGGCAAGAGCAACCTCTTTTGAGACACCTGGCAGGCTTGAGGAAGCCATGGAAGAACACAAACTCATATTTGAGGCAATAGTCAGCAGAGACCCTGACAAAGCGGAAGAGTACATGAAACTTCATGTCAAAAACGCAGCAAAAAACTTGATTGAGCAAAAGAAAACAGAAGAAAGGACGGCGGCAGGGAAATAG
- a CDS encoding isocitrate/isopropylmalate dehydrogenase family protein — translation MSYRITLIPGDGIGPEVTEAARRVLDASGVKIEWEVVEAGEMVMEQYGTPLPDHVLESVKRNKVALKGPITTPVGTGFRSVNVALRQALNLYANVRPVKSYEGVPSRYTNVDLIIVRENTEDLYAGIEYMAGDDAAVGVKIITRKASERIVRYAFELARREKRRKVTAVHKANIQKLTDGLFLECARKVAQDYPDIEFEDMIVDAMSMKLVQSPENYDVLVMPNMYGDILSDLAAGLVGGLGIAPGANIGEDGAVFEPIHGSAPKRAGQNLANPTATILSGVMMLRYLGELEAADRVEKAVAKVIKEGKEVTYDLGGSTGTKEFADAVIREMERI, via the coding sequence ATGTCATACAGAATTACACTTATTCCTGGCGATGGTATTGGACCAGAGGTTACAGAGGCGGCAAGAAGAGTTTTGGATGCATCGGGTGTAAAAATAGAGTGGGAAGTTGTGGAAGCTGGCGAAATGGTTATGGAGCAGTATGGGACGCCACTTCCTGACCATGTTTTGGAAAGTGTAAAGAGAAATAAGGTTGCACTAAAAGGTCCTATCACAACACCGGTTGGGACAGGGTTTAGAAGTGTGAATGTTGCGCTCAGACAAGCTCTTAACCTCTATGCAAATGTAAGACCTGTCAAGTCTTACGAAGGTGTTCCTTCAAGATACACAAATGTGGATTTGATCATTGTAAGAGAAAATACAGAGGACCTTTATGCAGGGATTGAATACATGGCTGGCGATGATGCGGCAGTTGGTGTTAAAATAATAACAAGAAAGGCAAGCGAAAGGATTGTCAGGTACGCATTTGAGCTTGCAAGAAGAGAAAAGAGAAGAAAGGTCACAGCTGTTCATAAAGCAAATATTCAAAAGCTTACTGATGGGTTGTTTTTAGAATGCGCAAGAAAGGTAGCGCAGGACTATCCAGATATAGAGTTTGAAGATATGATTGTTGATGCAATGAGCATGAAGCTTGTACAAAGTCCAGAAAACTACGACGTTTTAGTTATGCCAAACATGTACGGAGATATTCTGTCAGACTTAGCAGCAGGACTTGTGGGAGGACTTGGTATTGCACCAGGTGCTAACATTGGCGAAGATGGGGCAGTATTTGAGCCAATCCACGGCTCTGCACCAAAAAGAGCAGGACAGAACTTGGCAAACCCAACCGCAACCATACTTTCTGGTGTTATGATGCTTAGGTACCTGGGCGAGCTTGAAGCAGCTGATAGAGTTGAGAAGGCGGTTGCTAAAGTTATAAAAGAAGGCAAAGAGGTTACATACGACCTTGGAGGCTCAACAGGTACAAAAGAGTTTGCAGATGCAGTCATCCGCGAGATGGAAAGGATATAA
- a CDS encoding aconitate hydratase, which produces MGLTVAQKIIKQHLVKGEMIPGKEIAIRIDQTLTQDSTGTMAYLQFEAMGIDRVKTKRSVAYIDHNTLQTGPENADDHLYIQTVAKKYGIYFSKPGNGICHQVHLERFAVPGQTLLGSDSHTPTAGGIGMLAIGAGGLDVAVAMGGGEYYLIMPKIVKVNLKGKLQPWVSAKDIILELLRRLTVKGGVGKIFEYTGEGVKTLSIPERATITNMGAELGATTSIFPSDEVTYEFLKAQGREADFVEILPDPDAQYDEEIEIDLSSLVPLAACPHSPDNVVPVSELKGIKVDQVAIGSCTNSSYKDLMKVAKILEGKTIAEHVSLVISPGSKQVLSMLAQNGALASMVAAGARILECACGPCIGMGQAPRTNGISLRTFNRNFEGRSGTPSAQVYLVSPETAAASAITGYLTDPRTLGDEPKVEMPKSFLVNDNLIVPPAENPHEVEVIRGPNIKPFPQGKPLPDVVVGKVLIKLGDNITTDHIMPSNAKLLPYRSNIPYLSDYCLTPCDPDFPKRARENGGGFIVGGVNYGQGSSREHAALVPLYLGIKGVLAKSFARIHMANLINNGIIPMVFENPSDYDTIEEMDELKIENAREQIEKSDVLIIENVTKGLKYKMILNLTDRQRQMILHGGLLNLTKAMGVK; this is translated from the coding sequence ATGGGTTTGACAGTTGCGCAAAAGATTATAAAGCAGCACTTGGTAAAAGGTGAAATGATACCCGGAAAAGAGATTGCAATCAGGATTGATCAGACACTTACTCAAGACTCAACTGGTACAATGGCATATCTTCAGTTTGAAGCAATGGGTATTGACAGGGTAAAAACTAAAAGGTCTGTTGCATACATTGACCACAACACACTCCAGACAGGTCCAGAGAATGCAGACGATCATCTATACATACAAACTGTTGCTAAAAAATATGGCATTTACTTTTCCAAACCTGGTAATGGAATCTGCCACCAGGTTCATTTGGAAAGGTTTGCAGTTCCAGGACAGACACTTTTGGGCTCAGACAGCCACACACCAACAGCTGGTGGAATAGGCATGCTTGCAATTGGTGCAGGTGGTTTGGATGTTGCAGTTGCAATGGGTGGTGGCGAATATTACTTAATTATGCCAAAGATTGTAAAAGTAAACCTCAAAGGCAAGCTCCAACCTTGGGTTTCTGCAAAGGATATTATTTTGGAACTTTTGAGAAGGCTCACAGTTAAGGGTGGCGTGGGCAAGATTTTTGAGTACACAGGTGAGGGTGTAAAGACTTTATCTATACCAGAGAGAGCCACGATTACAAATATGGGAGCAGAACTTGGAGCGACAACTTCTATATTCCCATCTGATGAAGTGACATACGAATTTTTGAAGGCACAGGGAAGAGAGGCTGACTTTGTTGAGATTTTGCCAGACCCCGATGCACAGTATGATGAGGAGATTGAGATAGATTTATCGAGCTTGGTGCCGCTTGCAGCATGCCCGCACAGCCCTGACAATGTTGTGCCTGTGAGCGAGCTAAAAGGTATAAAGGTTGACCAGGTTGCAATTGGAAGCTGTACAAACTCATCTTACAAGGACCTCATGAAGGTTGCAAAGATTTTGGAAGGAAAAACCATTGCAGAGCATGTATCGCTTGTCATATCTCCAGGTTCAAAACAGGTCTTGAGCATGCTTGCTCAAAACGGTGCGCTGGCATCAATGGTTGCAGCTGGTGCAAGGATTTTAGAGTGTGCGTGCGGTCCTTGTATAGGAATGGGTCAAGCACCAAGAACAAATGGTATTTCGCTCAGAACTTTTAACAGAAATTTTGAAGGACGAAGTGGAACACCTTCTGCCCAAGTTTACCTTGTATCGCCTGAAACTGCTGCAGCATCAGCTATTACAGGGTATCTCACAGACCCAAGGACCCTGGGTGATGAGCCTAAAGTGGAGATGCCAAAGAGCTTTTTGGTAAATGACAATTTAATAGTGCCACCTGCTGAAAATCCCCACGAGGTTGAGGTTATAAGAGGACCGAATATAAAACCATTCCCGCAAGGAAAGCCTTTGCCGGATGTTGTTGTGGGGAAAGTGCTGATAAAGCTTGGAGACAATATCACAACAGACCACATTATGCCTTCAAATGCAAAGCTTTTGCCATACAGATCAAACATTCCGTATTTGTCTGACTACTGCTTAACACCATGCGATCCTGATTTTCCTAAAAGAGCACGCGAAAATGGCGGCGGGTTTATAGTAGGTGGAGTAAACTATGGACAGGGTTCTTCAAGAGAACATGCAGCACTTGTGCCGCTTTATTTGGGTATAAAAGGGGTTTTGGCGAAGAGCTTTGCACGAATTCACATGGCAAATTTAATAAACAACGGAATTATTCCAATGGTGTTTGAAAATCCGAGCGATTATGATACAATTGAAGAGATGGATGAGCTCAAGATTGAAAATGCAAGAGAACAGATAGAAAAAAGTGATGTTTTAATAATTGAAAATGTCACAAAAGGATTAAAATACAAAATGATTTTAAACCTGACAGACAGACAGCGTCAGATGATTTTGCATGGCGGGCTTTTGAACCTTACAAAAGCTATGGGTGTGAAATAA
- a CDS encoding ABC transporter substrate-binding protein yields the protein MKRLKFQKILGIMVVLVLFFLLVSYAQSSSSKTIRIGVNLELSGSVAQFGQRNLEGLRMAIDEINSKGGVLGKKIELVVYDNKSDKTEALNIATRLATKENVLAMLSPVTSGATKSASIAATRYKVPLVSATATDDSVTIDERTGKTKAYVFRICFNDSFQGSVMANFALKTLKLKTAAIIYDASSDYSKGLYKNFKETFTKGGGKVVAEEAFVKGEQDFNGILTKIRDKKPQAIFAPVYYDEAGLIIKQARELGMWIPILGSDGFDDPKVVEKAGSKYATNIFFSTHYSSQDTDKRVQDFRKRYQQKYKIEPNALSALGYDLGYFIADAIKRANSTTDREKLRRALENTKNFVGVTGIISIDAKHNAKKSAVIIEIKNGVQRFKQKLNP from the coding sequence ATGAAAAGACTAAAATTTCAAAAAATTCTGGGTATCATGGTAGTTTTGGTACTTTTCTTCTTACTTGTGTCATATGCTCAATCATCCAGCTCAAAAACCATACGAATTGGAGTAAATCTTGAGCTATCAGGCAGTGTTGCACAGTTTGGACAAAGAAATTTAGAAGGACTTAGAATGGCAATTGATGAAATCAATAGCAAAGGTGGAGTTTTGGGCAAAAAAATTGAGCTTGTTGTATATGATAACAAGTCTGATAAGACAGAAGCGCTAAATATTGCAACAAGGCTTGCGACAAAAGAGAATGTTTTAGCAATGTTAAGCCCTGTGACATCAGGGGCAACAAAATCTGCTTCAATTGCCGCTACAAGATACAAAGTTCCACTTGTATCAGCAACTGCTACTGATGATTCGGTTACAATTGATGAAAGAACAGGTAAGACAAAGGCATACGTTTTTAGAATCTGCTTTAATGACTCATTCCAAGGAAGCGTTATGGCAAACTTTGCACTAAAAACATTAAAGCTAAAAACAGCAGCAATTATCTATGATGCATCATCAGACTACAGCAAAGGACTTTACAAGAACTTCAAAGAAACATTTACCAAAGGTGGCGGGAAAGTAGTTGCTGAAGAGGCTTTCGTAAAAGGCGAACAAGACTTCAACGGAATCTTAACAAAGATAAGAGACAAAAAACCGCAAGCTATATTTGCCCCTGTATACTATGATGAGGCAGGACTTATCATCAAACAGGCAAGAGAGCTTGGAATGTGGATACCAATTTTGGGTTCTGATGGGTTTGACGACCCAAAGGTTGTTGAGAAAGCAGGAAGCAAATATGCAACGAATATCTTTTTCTCAACACATTATTCCTCCCAGGACACAGATAAGAGAGTACAGGATTTTAGAAAAAGGTACCAGCAAAAGTATAAGATTGAACCAAACGCACTTTCAGCACTGGGTTATGATTTGGGTTATTTCATAGCAGATGCAATAAAAAGAGCAAACTCTACAACAGACAGAGAAAAACTGCGCAGGGCACTTGAAAACACCAAGAACTTTGTGGGAGTTACTGGAATTATCTCAATAGATGCAAAACATAATGCAAAGAAGTCTGCGGTTATAATCGAGATTAAAAATGGTGTTCAGAGATTCAAACAAAAGCTAAATCCTTAA
- a CDS encoding beta/alpha barrel domain-containing protein: protein MLKIENEEYEVLSKNAPNYFKDIFPYTSIPKIPFEDTPVPLDIPETLCISDSTFREGQQAISYIGEDNVERIFEYFHYIDNETGTIEYSEFFLYTNYHRRCVEKCLKKGFKFPRVVGWVRAKKEELKIAKELGLDEVGILMPASDYHIYKKFGKTRYEVVKEYIDIIEEALALNLKPRIHIEDITRADIQNFVIPFIMLIESKTKNTGIEIRYKLCDTLGLGVPYEYASLPRGVPRLINVLRLHCGLSHQRLEWHGHNDFYKAQANAVCAWLFGASTANCCIRGVGERTGIALFEILILDLIQIKEELGKKLNFEAYCELEEYVKRLEL, encoded by the coding sequence ATGCTCAAAATTGAAAATGAGGAATATGAAGTTCTATCAAAGAACGCACCAAATTATTTTAAAGATATATTTCCGTACACCTCAATACCAAAGATACCTTTTGAAGATACACCCGTTCCTTTAGATATTCCAGAAACTCTTTGCATTTCAGATAGCACATTCAGAGAAGGTCAGCAAGCAATTTCGTATATAGGAGAAGATAACGTGGAAAGAATTTTTGAATATTTCCATTATATAGATAACGAAACCGGAACAATAGAATACTCAGAATTTTTCCTTTATACAAACTATCACAGACGATGCGTTGAAAAGTGTTTAAAGAAAGGATTCAAATTTCCACGGGTGGTGGGGTGGGTGAGAGCTAAAAAGGAAGAGCTAAAGATTGCAAAAGAGTTGGGGCTTGATGAGGTTGGAATTTTGATGCCAGCATCAGACTATCATATTTACAAAAAGTTTGGCAAGACAAGGTATGAAGTTGTAAAAGAGTATATAGATATAATTGAAGAAGCTCTGGCTTTAAACTTAAAACCAAGAATTCACATTGAGGATATTACAAGGGCTGATATCCAAAACTTTGTGATACCTTTTATTATGTTAATTGAAAGTAAAACAAAAAACACAGGGATAGAGATTCGTTATAAACTTTGTGACACATTGGGATTGGGTGTTCCCTACGAGTATGCAAGTTTGCCCCGAGGTGTTCCAAGGCTTATAAACGTCCTGCGGCTACATTGCGGTCTTTCCCATCAAAGACTTGAGTGGCACGGTCACAATGATTTTTATAAAGCCCAGGCAAACGCAGTATGTGCATGGCTGTTTGGAGCATCAACTGCAAATTGCTGTATCAGGGGCGTGGGTGAGAGAACAGGCATAGCTTTATTTGAAATCTTGATTCTTGATCTTATTCAGATAAAAGAGGAGCTTGGGAAAAAACTGAATTTTGAAGCGTATTGTGAGCTTGAAGAATATGTAAAAAGATTGGAATTGTGA
- a CDS encoding molybdate ABC transporter permease subunit: MKKIFFLSVPFLLFLLLPFINLIFVVPYTTLINAITKKETMTAFGLSFFTAMICSVLAFFLCTPFAYLLSSLRRKNELLEILIDLPNVLPPIVTGVLLLLLYGRMGFLGRYLSKIGFEIPFTTSAVVLAQLFVSMGYYLKVSYTSFLAVDRQLKEEGYILGLDELGLLFKVYLPVCKKGIVIGILGTFSRALGEFGATVVFAGNVYGKTQTVSLYIYKLYAQNQDEVYCVSFIMIAISYLLLYITKKLLNNVDY, translated from the coding sequence ATGAAAAAGATATTCTTTTTATCAGTACCGTTTTTGCTGTTTTTGCTCTTACCTTTTATAAATCTTATTTTTGTTGTACCATATACTACACTAATAAATGCTATAACAAAAAAAGAGACCATGACTGCATTTGGTCTTTCATTTTTTACAGCTATGATTTGCTCTGTTTTGGCATTTTTTCTGTGCACACCATTTGCCTATTTACTTTCATCTTTGAGAAGGAAAAATGAATTACTGGAGATTTTAATTGATTTACCAAATGTTCTACCACCAATTGTAACAGGAGTTTTACTTCTTTTACTTTATGGAAGGATGGGGTTTTTAGGCAGGTATTTGAGCAAAATTGGTTTTGAGATTCCATTTACTACATCTGCGGTTGTCCTTGCCCAGCTATTTGTTTCGATGGGATATTATTTAAAAGTCTCATATACTTCATTTTTAGCAGTGGATAGACAGCTCAAAGAAGAAGGGTACATCTTAGGATTGGATGAACTGGGGCTTTTGTTTAAAGTGTATTTGCCTGTTTGCAAAAAAGGGATTGTGATAGGGATACTTGGGACCTTCTCACGAGCGCTTGGTGAGTTTGGAGCAACAGTTGTTTTTGCGGGGAATGTTTACGGCAAAACTCAAACAGTTTCTCTTTATATTTATAAACTTTATGCTCAAAATCAGGATGAAGTTTACTGTGTAAGCTTTATTATGATAGCCATCTCATACCTTCTACTTTATATTACCAAAAAACTTTTGAACAATGTTGATTATTAA
- the modA gene encoding molybdate ABC transporter substrate-binding protein, whose product MIKKLFIFKMRCVYFFIIASFLFSTVSNVSFSKDKTKKESLIVFVPNTLESIVKDISKQFEKQKSCKVVLNVAGTHVLVTQLKNGARCDVFFSADRRYIDSLKKAKYIDKYEIFAKTKLSVISSSPSIKKFEDISKKGIRLCIADPVSPIGMYTKMVIDKIKNDNKSLYSGIIANIISQEFELTDVIQKVKVGEADAGIVYFTDAKLTKLKIINIPEKYNIVASHYVAAIEKAKNPKLAKDFMAFIKTKTIAKLLKEKGYE is encoded by the coding sequence ATGATAAAAAAACTTTTTATTTTTAAGATGCGATGTGTCTATTTTTTTATAATAGCATCTTTTTTATTCTCAACAGTTTCTAATGTATCTTTTAGCAAAGATAAAACCAAAAAAGAAAGTTTGATTGTTTTTGTACCTAATACGTTGGAAAGTATTGTAAAAGACATTTCTAAACAGTTCGAAAAACAAAAATCATGTAAAGTTGTTCTCAATGTTGCAGGAACACACGTGCTTGTTACACAGTTAAAAAATGGAGCAAGGTGTGATGTATTTTTTTCAGCAGACAGAAGGTATATTGATAGCCTAAAAAAGGCCAAATATATAGATAAATACGAAATTTTTGCCAAAACAAAACTATCTGTAATATCAAGTTCCCCAAGCATAAAAAAGTTTGAGGATATTTCAAAAAAGGGGATAAGGCTTTGTATAGCTGATCCTGTGTCTCCCATTGGCATGTATACAAAGATGGTAATTGACAAGATAAAAAATGATAACAAGAGTCTTTACAGCGGTATAATAGCCAACATTATTTCGCAGGAGTTTGAGCTCACTGATGTAATTCAAAAAGTAAAGGTTGGTGAAGCTGACGCTGGGATTGTTTATTTTACTGATGCAAAACTTACAAAGCTCAAGATAATAAACATTCCAGAAAAGTATAATATAGTTGCAAGCCACTATGTTGCAGCTATAGAGAAAGCTAAAAATCCAAAGCTTGCAAAAGATTTTATGGCTTTTATTAAGACCAAAACCATTGCAAAGCTCTTAAAAGAAAAGGGGTATGAATGA